The Candidatus Desulfarcum epimagneticum genome contains a region encoding:
- the rpmF gene encoding 50S ribosomal protein L32 (Evidence 2a : Function from experimental evidences in other organisms; Product type s : structure) yields the protein MAVPKRKKSKSKRDMRRAHDKHRAADPAKCPQCGAARMQHHACPECGNYDGRKVFEGK from the coding sequence ATGGCTGTGCCGAAAAGAAAAAAATCCAAGTCAAAGCGGGACATGCGCCGGGCCCACGACAAACACCGGGCCGCCGACCCCGCCAAATGCCCCCAGTGCGGAGCGGCCAGGATGCAGCATCACGCCTGCCCGGAATGCGGAAATTATGACGGGAGAAAGGTTTTTGAAGGAAAATAA